The Klebsiella sp. RIT-PI-d genomic sequence TTAAACGAGATAACCGGCAACAGTTCTTCGGTATTCGAGAACATTTTCTTCTCTATGACAGTACGCAGTTTTTCGTAGCTGGTCCAGTTCGGATTCCGTCCGCTGTTATTCGCTCTGGCACGCAGTACGAAGTTAACAATTTCATTACGAAAATCTTTTGGATTACTGATCCCCGCCGGCTTCTCGATTTTCTCAAGCTCGGCATTGAGTGCCTCACGGTCGAATAGCTGCCCGGTGTCGGGATCGCGGTACTCCTGATCCTGGATCCAGAAATCCGCATAGGACACATACCGATCGAAAATATTTTGTCCATATTCGGAGTAAGACTCCAGATACGCAGTCTGGATCTCTTTGCCGATAAATTCAGCATATTTCGGGATCAGGTACCCTTTGAGAAACTCAAGATAGCGCTCAGCCAGGTCCTGCGGGAACTGTTCGCGTTCGATTTGCTGCTCCAGCACATAAAAAAGATGTACCGGGTTTGCGGCCACTTCTGCATGATCAAAGTTGAAAACGCGGGATAAGATTTTAAACGCAAAACGGGTGGACAGGCCGTTCATACCTTCATCCACGCCAGCGTAGTCCCGATACTCCTGATAGGATTTCGCTTTCGGATCGGTGTCCTTCAGACTTTCACCATCATACACGCGCATTTTGGAGTAGGTACTGGAGTTTTCCGGCTCTTTAAGACGAGAAAGAATGGTAAAACGCGCCAGCGTTTCCAGTGTACCCGGTGCGCAGGGCGCATGGGTCAGTTCACTGTGATCGAGCAATTTCTCGTAGATTTTTATCTCTTCAGAAATCCGCAGGCAGTACGGCACCTTAACGATATAGACACGGTCAAGGAATGCCTCGTTATTTTTGTTATTACGGAATGTCACCCATTCAGATTCGTTTGAGTGGGCAAGAATAATGCCGTTAAAAGGCAGCGCTGAAATGCCTTCTGTACCGTTATAGTTGCCTTCCTGGGTAGCCGTGAGCAGGGGATGCAGCACTTTAATCGGCGCTTTGAACATCTCGACGAATTCCATGATCCCCTGATTTGCGCGGCACAATGCCCCTGAATAGCCGTAGGCATCGGGATCGTTCTGCGCGTGGTTTTCCAGTTTGCGAATATCGACTTTACCCACCAGCGCGGAAATATCCTGATTATTTTCATCGCCCGGCTCGGTTTTAGCGATGGCAATCTGTTCCAGGATAGAAGGCCAGACCTTCACGACGCGAAATTTAGTGATATCGCCGCCAAACTCATGCAGGCGTTTTGCCGCCCACGGCGACATAATTGTGCCAAGATAACGGCGAGGGACGCCATACTCTTTATCCAGAATTTGTGCATCTTCCTGAGGGTTAAACAGGCACAATGGATGATCGTTTACCGGACTACGATCGCCATCCGCACTTAACACATAGATGGGTACGCGCTGCATAAGCGCTTTCAGGCGTTCAGCTAATGACGATTTACCACCGCCAACAGGCCCAAGCAAATACAGGATCTGTTTCTTCTCTTCCAGCCCCTGAGCCGCATGTTTGAGATACGATACAATTTGCTCAATGGCGTCTTCCATACCGTAAAACTCTTCAAAAGCCGGATAGCGTGCGATGACCCGGTTCGAAAAGAGACGTGATAGCCGTGGCTCCTGAGCAGTATCAACCATTACTGGCTCACCGATTGCCGTTAATAATCTTTCTGCCGCATTGGCATAGGCGCTGCGATCCTGGCGGCAAATAGTAAGAAATTCCTGCAATGTGAACTCTTCGTCCTTGGCAGCTTCATAACGCTGGCGATAGTGATCGAATATATTCATGGCATGCCGTCCTTTCGTTTTTAGCACAGGTAAAGAGCCGTTCATATGAATAATAGAGGCTCCAGAAAGAGGTAGGCTGAGCCACGCTCATTCACACTCCAGCAACCATTATGCCAGGTTGTAAGAGACCAGAAGACCACGTGCCCGGCGATACACCTTCTCAATAAAGCGTAGATGGCATTTGCAAAACCTGCCTGTGAGCCAAACCCAATTTCAATGACATATCAATAACTCATCGCCAGAAAATCCGGATCGTCTGAGGCAGGATGGCGGTAATTCACTGGGCTGTCATGAATATGAAAACCTTTTGTCATTGATGGTAATGATATTAAAAAGTTTATCCACGTAATGTTCTTGTAAATAACTTGGGATGTGGGGAAAGGGCGGTTACACTTTCACGGCAGATAATTTGATACAGGAAAGAGCGAATTGTGACTAAATTCAAACTTCTGGCACTGAGTGTGCTAATTGCTTCTTCAGCATCCGTGGCGCAGGCCGCCGGCCCCTGGACTGTGGGCGCGGGTGTTGGCGTCATACAGAACCCCTATAAACAGTACGATGATGACGTTTATCCTGTACCGGTAATCGCTTATGAAGGTGATGATTTCTGGTTCCGTGGCCTCGGCGGCGGATATTACTTGTGGAATGACAAAACGGATAAGCTCTCGATCACGGCCTATTACTCTCCGCTTCATTTCAAACCGCATGACAGTGATAACAATCAGCTGCGCCAGCTCGATCGTCGCCGTTCAACGCTTATGGCCGGTCTGACATACGTTCATGAAACGCAGTATGGCTTCCTGCGCACTACGCTTGCGGGCGACACGCTGAATAACAGTAACGGGATCAGTGCCGATGCAGCCTGGCTTTACCGTTATACCAATGACCGTCTGCGCGTTACGCCGGGTATTGGGGTTGAGTGGAATAGCGAAAACCAGAACGACTACTACTATGGCGTTTCCGGTAAGGAAGCGCAGCGTAGCGGCCTCAAGCGCTACAATCCAAACAGCAGCTTCGATCCGTATCTCGAGCTGACCGTCAGCTATGGGCTGAACGACAACTGGAATATCTACGGCTCAGGGCGTTATACGCGCCTGTCAGACGAAGTGTCTGATAGCCCAATGGTTGATAAGTCCTGGTCCGGACTTTTCTCGACCGGGGTAACCTATACTTTCTGATAGTGCAAACTAACAGTGCATTCTGTGCAATAAAACAGGGCGATTTCGCCCTGTTTTGCATTACGGTAGTGCAGAAGATCTCAGGAGGCGTTATGACAGACAAAGTGATTCATTTCAGCGAGGGGGCCACGCTTGCAGCCATCGGCCAGGGCACATGGTATATGGGTGAAAATCGCAGCCAGCGCGCTGCAGAGGTCGCTGCATTGCGTGCGGGCGTAGAGCACGGGCTGACGCTTATTGATACCGCTGAAATGTACGCCGATGGTGGGGCTGAAGAAGTCGTAGGTGAAGCGTTGAAAGGCATCCGCGACCAGGTTTTTCTGGTTTCGAAGGTCTATCCGTGGAACGCCGGGGGCAAAAAAGCGATTGCCGCCTGCGAGGCCAGTTTACGCCGTTTAGGCACCGATCATCTCGACCTTTATCTGTTGCACTGGCGAGGCAACTATTCCCTGGACGAAACCACAGAAGTCATGCAGACGCTTATTGAGCAGGGGAAAATTGCCCGCTGGGGTGTCTCCAATCTGGACCACGACGATATGCAGGCGTTGTGGCAGGTTGATGGCGGAAAACAGTGCGCGACCAATCAGGTGCTTTACCATCTCGCCTCACGCGGAATTGAATATGATCTGCTGCCATGGTGCCAGCAACAATCGCTGCCGGTGATGGCGTATTGCCCCCTGGCGCAGGCGGGGCGCTTACGCAGCGGTCTGATGAACAACAGTACGGTGACAGACATTGCCGCGGCACACAATGCCACTGCGGCGCAGATCCTGCTGGCCTGGGTTATCCGCCATCAGGGCGTAATGGCCATTCCGAAAGCGTCAAGCGTGGCGCACGTCGCGGAAAATGCCGCAGCGATAAACATTGTGCTCAGTACCGACGATCTCGCAAGGCTGGATAGCGCCTTCCCGCCACCGCAGCGTAAGATGCCGCTCGACGTCGTGTAACAGGAGCAGAACGGAGAGGGCAGGTGCGCATCATCTGCGTTACCCCATAAATGCCGGGTAAGCGAGCGCCACCCGGCACACCGGCAGAGGTTACTGACGTTTAGCGATGCGAATGGTCTGCGCCAGACGAGACGGTTTTTCTTCGCTGGTTTTTTGCGTCGCCGTTGCGCACGCTGACTCAACACACACGAACGTTTTATAACCGTCATCAGGCATATCACCCATGCTGGCAGAGAGCGCCGGGCCCGGGTTCCAGCCAACCACATTATTATGGTGATGGTGGATCACTTCGATGCTGCGATTAAGCGCGCTATCGTGGATCACGCTGCACGCTTCTGGATTCAGGTACACCCGGTCGGTGCGATCGGGAAAGGTCTGTACGCCGTCCGTCAGTACGCCTTCCTGTGCGTCATTCACTTTATCAATATAACGATCGCCAAGACCGCTCACCTTGACCGCACTGATATCACCCACATTAAAATAGGTGTGCAGCGCTGAAGTGGTTTCAAATTCACCGTGCGCTTCCAGCTCAATCTCACAGGTTTTACCCAGTTTGTAGCGGGCATACAGGGTGAAATCATGCGGCCAGTACTGGCGTGACGCATCGCTGCTTTGCAGTTCAAACGTCAATACCACGCCGGTATCATCTTCGTTATGCGCTTTCAGCGTCCACGGCAGGTTGCGGGCAAAGCCGTGAGAGGGCAGACCTGACTGCTGTGCCGGACCAAACCACGGCCAGCAAATCGGGACACCACCGCGCAGCGCAACGCCGTGCTTAAACGGCGTGTTGCCACTTAGCCACAGGACGTCTTCTTCTCCTGCCGGTTTCCAGGAGAGCAGATGCGCACCCTGCAGCGCAATTGAAGCTTTTACCTGCGGATGGTCAATAACAATGACATCCAGCTCGTCAAGCTGTCGTTGAGAAAGAACCGGGGTGATCTGTTCGACTACAGGTAGAGCAAAAATTTGATTAATCATTTAACGCAATCCTCTGTCTTCAAAACAAAAAAAGAGCGACCTAAGTCGCTCTTTTGTATTCATGTCTCATCTCGTCTTATTTGGAGATGTGAGCAATCAGATCCAGAACTTTGTTAGAGTAACCGGTTTCGTTATCGTACCAGGAGACCAGTTTCACGAAGTTGTCGTTCAGTGCGATACCTGCTTTAGCATCGAACACGGAAGTGCAAACTTCACCGTTGAAATCGGTGGAAACAACGTCGTCTTCGGTATAACCCAGAACGCCTTTCATGTC encodes the following:
- a CDS encoding aldo/keto reductase, with translation MTDKVIHFSEGATLAAIGQGTWYMGENRSQRAAEVAALRAGVEHGLTLIDTAEMYADGGAEEVVGEALKGIRDQVFLVSKVYPWNAGGKKAIAACEASLRRLGTDHLDLYLLHWRGNYSLDETTEVMQTLIEQGKIARWGVSNLDHDDMQALWQVDGGKQCATNQVLYHLASRGIEYDLLPWCQQQSLPVMAYCPLAQAGRLRSGLMNNSTVTDIAAAHNATAAQILLAWVIRHQGVMAIPKASSVAHVAENAAAINIVLSTDDLARLDSAFPPPQRKMPLDVV
- a CDS encoding MipA/OmpV family protein; the protein is MTKFKLLALSVLIASSASVAQAAGPWTVGAGVGVIQNPYKQYDDDVYPVPVIAYEGDDFWFRGLGGGYYLWNDKTDKLSITAYYSPLHFKPHDSDNNQLRQLDRRRSTLMAGLTYVHETQYGFLRTTLAGDTLNNSNGISADAAWLYRYTNDRLRVTPGIGVEWNSENQNDYYYGVSGKEAQRSGLKRYNPNSSFDPYLELTVSYGLNDNWNIYGSGRYTRLSDEVSDSPMVDKSWSGLFSTGVTYTF
- the yeaG gene encoding protein kinase YeaG; the encoded protein is MNIFDHYRQRYEAAKDEEFTLQEFLTICRQDRSAYANAAERLLTAIGEPVMVDTAQEPRLSRLFSNRVIARYPAFEEFYGMEDAIEQIVSYLKHAAQGLEEKKQILYLLGPVGGGKSSLAERLKALMQRVPIYVLSADGDRSPVNDHPLCLFNPQEDAQILDKEYGVPRRYLGTIMSPWAAKRLHEFGGDITKFRVVKVWPSILEQIAIAKTEPGDENNQDISALVGKVDIRKLENHAQNDPDAYGYSGALCRANQGIMEFVEMFKAPIKVLHPLLTATQEGNYNGTEGISALPFNGIILAHSNESEWVTFRNNKNNEAFLDRVYIVKVPYCLRISEEIKIYEKLLDHSELTHAPCAPGTLETLARFTILSRLKEPENSSTYSKMRVYDGESLKDTDPKAKSYQEYRDYAGVDEGMNGLSTRFAFKILSRVFNFDHAEVAANPVHLFYVLEQQIEREQFPQDLAERYLEFLKGYLIPKYAEFIGKEIQTAYLESYSEYGQNIFDRYVSYADFWIQDQEYRDPDTGQLFDREALNAELEKIEKPAGISNPKDFRNEIVNFVLRARANNSGRNPNWTSYEKLRTVIEKKMFSNTEELLPVISFNAKTSTDEQKKHDDFVDRMMEKGYTRKQVRLLCEWYLRVRKSS
- a CDS encoding D-hexose-6-phosphate mutarotase, with product MINQIFALPVVEQITPVLSQRQLDELDVIVIDHPQVKASIALQGAHLLSWKPAGEEDVLWLSGNTPFKHGVALRGGVPICWPWFGPAQQSGLPSHGFARNLPWTLKAHNEDDTGVVLTFELQSSDASRQYWPHDFTLYARYKLGKTCEIELEAHGEFETTSALHTYFNVGDISAVKVSGLGDRYIDKVNDAQEGVLTDGVQTFPDRTDRVYLNPEACSVIHDSALNRSIEVIHHHHNNVVGWNPGPALSASMGDMPDDGYKTFVCVESACATATQKTSEEKPSRLAQTIRIAKRQ